A DNA window from Zonotrichia leucophrys gambelii isolate GWCS_2022_RI chromosome 15, RI_Zleu_2.0, whole genome shotgun sequence contains the following coding sequences:
- the UPB1 gene encoding beta-ureidopropionase isoform X2: MAAELESLELCLERHIPPGELAEVKRILYGGEARKLDLPTAALSAAQEKDFELQGYGFEAAMEQLRRPRIVRVGLIQNKLPLPTDTAVAVQVAALHRRIEEMVGVAAMCGVNIVCFQEAWTMPFAFCTREKLPWTEFAESAEDGPTTKFCQELAKKYNMVVVSPILERDELHGGVLWNTAVVISNSGALLGKSRKNHIPRVGDFNESTYYMEGNTGHAVFQTQFGTIAVNICYGRHHPLNWLMYSMNGAEIIFNPSATIGTLSEALWPIEARNAAIANHCFTCPINRVGTEYYKNAFTSGDGGKAHHELGHFYGSSYVAAPDGSRTPGLSRTQDGLLVVEMDLNLCRQVSDKWNFKMTGRYEMYAEKLAEAIQPFFIPNIIKE; this comes from the exons ATGGCGGCAGAGCTGGAGTcgctggagctgtgcctggagcgGCACATCCCGCCCGGGGAACTCGCCGAGGTGAAGCGGATCCTGTATGGGGGCGAGGCCAG AAAACTTGATTTGCCAACTGCTGCGctgtcagcagctcaggaaaaagATTTTGAACTACAGGGCTATGGATTTGAAGCTGCTATGGAGCAATTGAGAAGGCCACGGATTGTTCGAGTGGGACTGATACAGAATAAACTTCCTCttcccacagacacagcagtgGCAGTCCAG gtggctgctctgcaccGACGCATCGAGGAGATGGTGGGAGTGGCTGCCATGTGTGGGGTCAACATCGTGTGCTTCCAGGAGGCTTGGA CCATGCCCTTTGCTTTTTGTACAAGAGAGAAACTTCCTTGGACTGAATTTGCTGAGTCAGCAGAGGATGGGCCAACAACCAAGTTCTGTCAAGAG CTTGCAAAGAAATACAACATGGTTGTGGTGTCTCCAATCCTGGAGCGAGATGAGCTGCACGGTGGAGTTCTCTGGAATACTGCAGTGGTCATTTCTAATTCTGGAGCACTCCTtggcaaaagcaggaaaaatcacATTCCAAGGGTTGGAGATTTCAATGAG tCTACTTACTATATGGAAGGAAACACAGGACACGCAGTGTTTCAGACCCAGTTTGGGACAATTGCTGTGAACATCTGCTATGGGCGCCACCACCCTCTGAACTGGCTCATGTATAGCATGAATGGGGCAGAGATCATCTTCAACCCTTCAGCCACTATAGGGACACTCAG CGAGGCGCTGTGGCCGATCGAAGCCAGGAACGCCGCCATAGCCAACCACTGCTTCACCTGCCCCATCAACAGAGTTGGAACG GAATACTACAAGAATGCCTTTACTTCTGGAGATGGTGGAAAAG CCCACCACGAGCTGGGCCATTTCTATGGCTCGAGTTACGTGGCTGCGCCGGACGGCAGCAGGACCCCGGGGCTGTCTCGCACTCAGGACGGGCTGCTGGTGGTAGAGATGGACCTGAACCTCTGCAGGCAAGTCAGTGACAAATGGAATTTCAAG